Proteins from one Triticum aestivum cultivar Chinese Spring chromosome 7A, IWGSC CS RefSeq v2.1, whole genome shotgun sequence genomic window:
- the LOC123148447 gene encoding G-type lectin S-receptor-like serine/threonine-protein kinase LECRK2 has translation MKPLAMSPSFSSHRRRAPLLVLLLLQAHLLLVVANRLTIASTFRPPDNITCSSGDYAFGFRALDADPSRFLLAVWFYFNLTEGASPAEHKVVWYAKDPVSGSAVTATALSMLTIKDGMLSLAADTGNIWRNPNPGMWGTDLVLQDSGNLQFLTSPGTTVVWESFQDPTDTLLPGQYMGAGVALYSKLSDTDFLSRGRFSLNVQTDGHLVFHLLNHAAGNLAQDLDNIYWASGTYKTGEDGNTTLFFDSPGHLYYQIKDGTVHDAIPPLLNSTISYHQHASLDPDGIVRVYTRPKNTTGGSSKVLWAVRGQFPTEGCTRKTTLQGLCGPNSYCVYGPNNRLDCECPSGYSYVNSQLRYMGCTQGFMPQSCDGKNYSAEFEVVKLPNTTWTNSPYERLMHIREDECADYCLDDCLCVAATYDGTYCSKMVSLAGIGRRGDDIAMKALIKVRTSSPSLPVPPRRILPYALFGGSAFLLLLSGVSSLMLHCYLRKKNTNHDFVRAYTTKELYKATNGFRKLLGRGGFGEVYHGVLKSLHSPDIAVKKLISSNDYSEREFANEVQSIGQIHHRNLVRMVGYCKEKEQRMLVFEFMPGGSLRSFLFQPQQQPMWSWRAEAALGIAKGLEYLHEGCNYPIIHCDIKPDNILLDSKKNPKITDFGIARLLSDQQMHTTVTNIRGTRGYIAPEWFQSDRRIDTKVDVYSFGVVLLEMICCRKSQEPVPGQDGDDSVMLFEWAGQLIADGRTEVLFHSDDDAIEDLVRVERFLRVALWCIEQNPSLRPTMHQVVQMLEGVVEVDTLPAPTSSNCSSPFASSVDESPLLSAAATLAIE, from the coding sequence ATGAAGCCATTAGCCATGTCTCCCTCTTTTTCCAGCCACCGCCGCCGTGCCCCACTGCTTGTGCTCTTGCTGCTCCAAGCTCATCTGCTTCTAGTTGTAGCCAACAGACTCACAATTGCATCGACTTTCAGGCCCCCAGATAACATCACATGCTCGTCCGGGGACTACGCCTTCGGGTTCCGCGCCCTTGACGCTGACCCTAGCCGGTTCCTCCTTGCCGTCTGGTTCTACTTCAACCTCACCGAGGGAGCCAGCCCTGCGGAGCACAAGGTGGTCTGGTACGCGAAAGACCCAGTCTCAGGCTCGGCAGTCACGGCCACGGCACTATCCATGCTTACCATCAAAGATGGTATGCTCTCCCTAGCCGCTGACACCGGCAACATCTGGAGGAACCCCAACCCTGGCATGTGGGGCACTGACCTCGTGCTCCAGGACTCAGGCAACCTCCAGTTCCTCACCTCCCCGGGCACAACTGTCGTGTGGGAGAGCTTTCAGGATCCGACCGATACGCTCCTCCCGGGGCAGTACATGGGCGCTGGAGTTGCCCTTTACTCCAAGCTCTCGGACACAGACTTCCTGTCTCGTGGCCGCTTCAGCCTGAACGTGCAGACTGACGGTCACCTTGTCTTCCACCTCCTGAACCATGCCGCTGGCAATCTGGCTCAGGACTTAGACAACATATACTGGGCGAGCGGCACATACAAGACTGGGGAGGACGGCAACACGACTCTTTTCTTCGACTCGCCGGGGCATCTCTACTACCAAATCAAGGACGGCACGGTGCATGACGCGATACCTCCACTTCTAAACTCCACCATTAGTTACCACCAGCACGCATCGCTCGATCCAGACGGCATCGTCCGCGTCTACACCAGGCCGAAGAATACCACCGGGGGAAGCAGCAAAGTGTTGTGGGCAGTCAGAGGACAGTTCCCAACCGAAGGTTGCACGAGGAAAACCACTTTGCAAGGTTTGTGTGGCCCCAACTCGTACTGTGTGTATGGTCCTAACAACCGGCTGGATTGTGAGTGCCCAAGCGGCTACTCCTATGTCAATTCTCAGCTCAGGTACATGGGCTGCACACAGGGGTTCATGCCGCAAAGCTGTGACGGGAAGAACTACTCCGCCGAGTTTGAGGTTGTCAAGCTCCCAAACACCACTTGGACAAACTCGCCATACGAAAGACTTATGCACATCAGAGAGGACGAGTGTGCAGACTACTGCTTGGACGACTGCCTCTGTGTCGCTGCTACTTATGATGGAACTTACTGTAGCAAGATGGTGTCGCTGGCAGGTATCGGACGCCGTGGAGATGACATCGCCATGAAGGCGTTGATCAAGGTGCGGACGAGCAGCCCCTCGTTGCCGGTGCCACCAAGAAGGATATTGCCTTATGCACTATTCGGTGGCTCGGCATTCCTGTTGCTGCTGTCCGGGGTAAGTAGTCTCATGTTACATTGCTACCTTAGGAAGAAGAATACCAACCATGACTTTGTTAGGGCTTACACCACAAAAGAGCTTTACAAAGCCACCAATGGCTTTCGTAAGTTGCTAGGCAGAGGAGGCTTTGGCGAGGTCTACCATGGGGTGTTGAAGTCGCTACATTCCCCCGACATAGCAGTGAAGAAGCTCATCAGTTCCAATGATTACAGTGAGAGGGAGTTCGCGAATGAGGTACAGTCCATCGGCCAGATCCACCATAGGAACCTAGTCCGCATGGTTGGTTACTGCAAAGAGAAGGAGCAACGGATGTTGGTGTTCGAGTTCATGCCAGGTGGTTCCCTTCGGAGCTTCCTATTCCAGCCTCAGCAGCAACCGATGTGGAGTTGGCGCGCTGAGGCAGCCCTTGGCATCGCCAAGGGCCTGGAGTACTTACATGAAGGATGCAATTATCCAATCATCCACTGTGACATCAAGCCCGACAATATATTGTTAGATAGCAAGAAAAATCCGAAGATTACTGACTTTGGGATTGCCAGGCTTCTTAGTGACCAGCAGATGCACACCACTGTGACCAACATCAGGGGCACAAGGGGGTATATTGCTCCCGAGTGGTTCCAAAGCGACAGGCGCATCGACACCAAGGTTGATGTGTACAGCTTCGGTGTTGTGCTACTAGAGATGATATGCTGCCGAAAGTCCCAGGAGCCAGTGCCTGGTCAGGATGGTGACGACTCGGTCATGCTATTCGAGTGGGCTGGTCAGTTGATTGCTGATGGCAGGACCGAGGTTCTGTTTCATAGTGATGACGATGCCATTGAGGATTTGGTCAGAGTGGAGAGGTTCTTGCGTGTTGCTCTCTGGTGCATTGAGCAGAATCCTTCGCTCCGCCCGACAATGCACCAGGTGGTGCAGATGCTGGAGGGTGTTGTTGAGGTCGACACTCTACCTGCTCCTACAAGCTCCAACTGTTCATCGCCGTTCGCCTCTTCAGTCGACGAGAGCCCTCTGTTGTCAGCTGCTGCTACTCTCGCGATAGAGTGA
- the LOC123148448 gene encoding protein ABERRANT PANICLE ORGANIZATION 1, which yields MASDPAACCPWDALPAHLQERILSRLPLTALVPVAAVSRALRRLLRSPAFHALLSPHRLDAFFLLSPRLAFHPLSRRLLQVPPSPPLDPSCPPLVSSASPSFLVTADSLLRLPALPDRSYLIAVVVPPSPSSTSSRDYTLVAVTTNGAAVRSYSLDSADPSPRWVPGAELPLPFAILGNAAVATDRSRLFVLGRGPDALLVLDLETRKWAAPPVVMPHGLTTAHLFVLDDRLFLVGGVERLGVLERVVVWQLDNNEAVGWVEVATMPPEVFDELVAGRHGSFWHFQAADRMGTLCLYNALDGRLVMFDAVDCVWTMMPRVSGLGAGESQMWFGHVLEPGVDLLLGQRSLCS from the coding sequence ATGGcctccgaccccgccgcctgctGCCCGTGGGACGCGCTCCCGGCGCACCTCCAGGAGCGCATCCTCTCCCGCCTGCCGCTCACCGcgctcgtccccgtcgccgccgtctcCCGGGCGCTGCGGCGCCTCCTCCGCTCCCCGGCCTTCCACGCCCTCCTCTCCCCGCACCGCCtcgacgccttcttcctcctctctccgcGCCTCGCCTTCCACCCGCTCTCCCGGCGCCTCCTCCAGGTGCCCCCCTCGCCCCCGCTCGATCCATCTTGCCCTCCcctcgtctcctccgcctccccctccttccttgtcACCGCCGACTCGCTCCTCCGCCTCCCGGCGCTCCCCGACCGCTCCtacctcatcgccgtcgtcgtcCCACCCTCACCCTCCTCCACCTCCAGCCGGGATTACACCCTTGTCGCCGTCACCACCAACGGCGCCGCTGTCCGCTCGTATTCCCTGGACTCCGCCGATCCCTCCCCACGGTGGGTGCCTGGGGCCGAGCTCCCGCTGCCATTTGCGATCCTCGGCAATGCTGCGGTCGCCACTGACCGTTCTCGGCTCTTTGTGCTCGGCCGGGGCCCGGACGCGCTTCTGGTGCTTGATCTCGAGACCAGGAAGTGGGCTGCTCCGCCAGTTGTGATGCCGCATGGCCTTACGACGGCCCACCTGTTTGTTCTTGATGATCGGCTGTTCTTGGTAGGTGGGGTGGAGAGGCTCGGGGTGCTGGAGCGGGTGGTGGTGTGGCAGTTGGACAACAATGAAGCAGTGGGATGGGTGGAGGTAGCCACAATGCCGCCGGAGGTGTTCGATGAGTTGGTGGCTGGTAGGCATGGTAGTTTCTGGCACTTTCAGGCTGCGGACAGAATGGGGACTCTTTGTCTGTACAATGCTTTAGATGGGAGGCTGGTGATGTTTGATGCGGTGGATTgtgtatggacgatgatgccacgAGTGTCTGGGTTAGGAGCCGGGGAGAGCCAAATGTGGTTTGGGCATGTCTTGGAGCCAGGCGTCGACCTATTGCTGGGACAACGCAGCCTGTGTTCATGA